The following is a genomic window from Sciurus carolinensis chromosome 3, mSciCar1.2, whole genome shotgun sequence.
CAGAGAAATGGCTGCTCCTTCATCTCCCTTGGGGATTTGACCTGGGGAGCAGGGGAGCCCCAAGGGGCTGAGTCACAGCACCTGCCCCATGTATGCGTCCCATGTAAGCCGTGGTGCCGCGGCCCCATCTGAAGTTGGCTTGGGTGTGAAGGTGGCTCAGCGAGGGGCGATCTCTCCTGGCTCCAGGCACGTCTGGGTCTTTGGTACCCCAGTGCTGGAGTCTGGAGCCAAGGAAGGCAGCACACTGGGTGTGGCAGAGTCCTGGCCCTGTGGAGGAAGGATGCCTGGTGCCTAGTTTGGTCCTCCCCAAGGTATTGGCACAGGAGGGTCCCCCTTTCCTAGGATTTGAGCAGGTTGGAGTCCAAGAGCAAGCCCAGGAAGGCTGTGGGTGTCAGTGTGTCAGCCTTGCAGGTACCCTACTGACGGCCCATGGAGGGTCCAGGGCCGAgatgggcagagctgcctggtctGAGTCTGACTTATCCCCGTGTGGTCTGTGGGTAAGAGTCCAAGTGGGGGTGTCAGGATTGACAACCTGCGGAGTCCCTCTGGAGGTGGGGGTGTAGGACATTGTGCAGTTGGTGAAAGAAGCCAGCGGCAACGTTCCTGGGTGGGGCCCGGCAGACCCGGATGGTCAGGACAGAGAGACCGCccccaacagcagcagcagcagcaacaggagGGATAACAACTGACGGGCAGCTGCAGGGCCCGAGTCCAGGACGCTGCCGTTCTGGCCGGCAGGGGGCGCCAGGTCGCAGGCCTGGTAGGGCTCCAGGCAGGCGGCGAAGGCCATGACGTGCGCCAGGTAGTTCTGCTCCTGCACGCCGTGCACCAGGTGCGCCTGCGGGCCGCGCGCGAACACCGCCACGTCCTCGCCCCCGTGCGTCTCCGACGACAGGGGCACCGCCGCCTGCTGCTTGTAGGTGGGGTTGCCTGGCAGGAAGAGGCGTAGAGGGACCGCGgccttccccctccccaccctccaggtccccctccacctgtgtccccAAGAAGACGCCATCTCCCTGGCCACACTCACCGCTCTCAAGCTCGGTGACGTCGGGTCGGTTGCCCGAGTTGAGCACGTAGCCGGGGCCGTTGCCGTACAGGATGGACGTGTAAGCCTTGCCGTCCTCGGCCTTGAACGGGGCCAACCCTGTGGGGACAGGTGGCACCTGTGCTCGGGACCGTCCTCGACCCAAGGTCGCCCTGTGTGCCGCGCTGCACCTTCTGCCTGGACACCAGCTAACTCCCCAGGAGAACCCTGCGAGGCAGGTGCTGTCATTGTGCCACTGACAGGTGAGGAAAGCGAGTGAGGCGTCTGCCTCGTCACCGATGCAGCAGCGcctgccaccgtgcccagcctaCCGAAGATGGAGGTGCCCCGCAGCGTGTATCCGCCGAAGGAGAAGACGTGGGAGTGGTCGGCGGTGACGAGGGTGAGCGTGTCCTGCGGGCTGGTGAGCTGGCCGGCCTTGTCGATGGCAGAGTCGAACATGACGGCCTCGGTCAGAGCCTGGTACGCCCTTCCCGCGTGGTGCCCCTGGTCGATGAGGCCCCCTGCGGGAGGCCAGTGGGAGGGTATGAAGCCGGTCCTGGCCcggccctccctccccagctggcCAGGTGACTCCACCCACCTTCCACGAAGAGGTAGAAGCCGCGGGGGTTCCTGCTCAGCAGGCGCAGGGCCACCTCCGTCATCTCCATCAGGGAGGGGTCCTGCTCTGGGTCTCGGTCCATTTCATATTTCAAGTGTTCAGGCTCAAAGAGGCCTGAGGGACAAGGGAGCCAGTGATGAGGGGCTGGCTGGATGGGGGGCATGCACACATGCGCACACTTGCCCTGGGGGCGTCTGAGGGGGGCCAGGGCAGGAAGCGGGGTCGTTACCCATGAGGTGCGTCACTCTGGGGTCCTGGGATGCCTGAAGGAGCTGCTGGCGGTTCCACACATACTGGGCCCCCTGGAGGGAAGAGCCCAGACTCAGCCCACGTCTCTGagacctgcagccctgccctggtccctgccctggccctggtcTGAGTCCCCTCACCTGATGCTTTGTCAGCCACTCCTGCACCAGGTTGCGTCCATCCAGCCTGGTTCCATTTTGGGTGGTGTCACTTGGGTATTCAGGGTCTGGGGTGCCCTTGGGAAACATGAACTTGCGGCCCCCTCCGAGGATCACCTGTAGTCAGAGAACCTGGGCAGGTGGCCTTGGGGCTGAGGGCCTGCTGCCCCCCCTCACAGGCAGCCCCCAGCTGCCCATCAGGTCTGTGGAAGGACCTGGGCTGTACCTTCTGGACTCCATTTTACCCAAGAGGCCAAGGCAGGCCGCAGGGTTCAGACAGTTAGATGCCTGGACTCTGGCCAGTCCGGTCCTGCCCTTTGATGACACCACACCCCTGGCCTTTGAGCTCACGTCAATGTCCATGTTGGAGATGAGCTGCATGGCGATGTCCTGGCAGCCCTCCTGCAGCGCTGAGGCTGGCATGTTGGCATCTGAGTACCAGTTGCGGTTCACCGTGTGTGCATAGGTGCCAGCTGGCGAGGCATGCTGTACTGTGGTGGTGGTCACCACTCCCACGGACTTCCCTGGAGGTGGCAGAGTTCAGGGTGGCCACACGAGCCCTGTGGCCTACCCGGTTCCCACTGCCAGCCCCATACCCACCTGCTTTCTTGGCCCGGTACATCACAGAGATGACCTCGTTGCCTCGCGTCGTGTTGCATTGGCTAAGGCGGGCGGCTGCACTCAAGCCGATGGTTCCA
Proteins encoded in this region:
- the LOC124980167 gene encoding intestinal-type alkaline phosphatase-like, which gives rise to MQGAWLLVPLLLGLRLQLSHGVIPVEEENPAFWNQKAAQALDAAKKLQPIQTSARNLIIFLGDGMGVPTVTATRILKGQRQGQLGPETPLAMDHFPYMALSKTYNVDRQVPDSAGTATAYLCGVKGNYGTIGLSAAARLSQCNTTRGNEVISVMYRAKKAGKSVGVVTTTTVQHASPAGTYAHTVNRNWYSDANMPASALQEGCQDIAMQLISNMDIDVILGGGRKFMFPKGTPDPEYPSDTTQNGTRLDGRNLVQEWLTKHQGAQYVWNRQQLLQASQDPRVTHLMGLFEPEHLKYEMDRDPEQDPSLMEMTEVALRLLSRNPRGFYLFVEGGLIDQGHHAGRAYQALTEAVMFDSAIDKAGQLTSPQDTLTLVTADHSHVFSFGGYTLRGTSIFGLAPFKAEDGKAYTSILYGNGPGYVLNSGNRPDVTELESGNPTYKQQAAVPLSSETHGGEDVAVFARGPQAHLVHGVQEQNYLAHVMAFAACLEPYQACDLAPPAGQNGSVLDSGPAAARQLLSLLLLLLLLLGAVSLS